ATATATGTGCCTTTAGACACTGTTACTTCAAATAATACTTTTTCATTATCTATGCTTTTTATTTTCATATCTTTTACTAATACTTTTCTAGATTTTATTTCGATATCAGTTTGTCCACTTCTTGCTAGTTCATATAATCTTTTCCCATTGACTTTTATAGCAGAATATATAGGAGGTGTTTGAATTATCTCTCCCTCAAATTTTTCAAACACCTTATATATATCTTCTTCTTTTATATGTGTTGCATCCTTCTTTTCTATAATCTTACCAAAAGAGTCATAGGTATCTGTCTGTATTCCAAATGTTAACTCTGCTATATAAGTTTTTTCTTTATTTAATATAAGTTCAGCTATTTTAGTCGCCTTACCAAGACATATAGGCAAAACCCCAGCTGCATTTGGATCTAAGGTTCCTGTATGTCCTACTTTTTTCATATTTGCAATTCTTCTAACCCTTGATACAACATCATGAGATGTCATACCTGTTGGTTTTAGTATATTAAGTATCCCATTCATATTATCACTCTCTTAAATATGCTTTATTACTTCTTCTACAACTCTTTTTTTAGCATTCTCTAAAGAATCATTTACTGTGCATCCAGAAGCTCTTACATGGCCTCCTCCTCCAAATACTTTGGCTATTTCACTTACATTAACATATGATTTTGATCTTAAACTTACTTTAATTTGATTAGATCTCTTTTGCTTAAATAAAATTCCAACCTCTACTCCACTTATATCTCTAGCATAGTTCACAAATCCATCTACATCATTAAATGTTATATTATTGTTTTTAAACATTTGAGTAGTTAATTCGATAGTCGCTATTTTTTCTTGTATAACATTTAATGTATTTAAAGATTCGCCTAGTATTTTGACATAGTTTACAGGATTATTTTGATATATACTTTGTATTATGTCTTGTTTATCTATTCCTAATTTTAATAAATTACATGCCATTTCAAAGCTACTAGGGTTAGTATTTGAATACATAAAATTTCCCGTATCAGTTATAAGCCCTGTATAAAGACAGTTGGCTATTTTTTTATCTATAATATTCTTATCTATTTTCATAAGCATATCATATACAACTTCACATGTAGATGAAGCTTTAGCGTCTACATAGTTTAAATCAGCATACAAATCATTACTACTATGATGATCTATATTTATAGTAATTTTTGCATTATTTTTTATAGTATTACTACAGCAAAGTCTATCTTTATCTCCACAATCAAGAGATATAAGTATATAGTCTTCAGTTTTTATTTCTTCAGATTTATATATTTTAATATCTTTATATAAAAAATCTAAATTAGCGGGAAGATTATCATCTAATACGAATACAGCTTCTTTATCCATACTTTTAAGTGCA
The window above is part of the Tepidibacter aestuarii genome. Proteins encoded here:
- the truB gene encoding tRNA pseudouridine(55) synthase TruB, with translation MNGILNILKPTGMTSHDVVSRVRRIANMKKVGHTGTLDPNAAGVLPICLGKATKIAELILNKEKTYIAELTFGIQTDTYDSFGKIIEKKDATHIKEEDIYKVFEKFEGEIIQTPPIYSAIKVNGKRLYELARSGQTDIEIKSRKVLVKDMKIKSIDNEKVLFEVTVSKGTYIRSLCKDIGDELGVGAHMSFLLRTKSGNFDIKNAYTLEEIEQAAKDSKLQDYVIGIDYPLTNYRRIDVKQSAYKAFSNGNTIYPKGLIINQKYHDEELVKVYIDDKFCAIGRIKIQDSDMLLKSHKLFI
- a CDS encoding DHH family phosphoesterase — translated: MNKIINAIMGSNNFIITSHYSPDGDNLGSSIGLYYALKSMDKEAVFVLDDNLPANLDFLYKDIKIYKSEEIKTEDYILISLDCGDKDRLCCSNTIKNNAKITINIDHHSSNDLYADLNYVDAKASSTCEVVYDMLMKIDKNIIDKKIANCLYTGLITDTGNFMYSNTNPSSFEMACNLLKLGIDKQDIIQSIYQNNPVNYVKILGESLNTLNVIQEKIATIELTTQMFKNNNITFNDVDGFVNYARDISGVEVGILFKQKRSNQIKVSLRSKSYVNVSEIAKVFGGGGHVRASGCTVNDSLENAKKRVVEEVIKHI